TCGCGATGCGCTCCAGCTCGGCGTCCAGCGCCTCCACGGTGGTGAGGGTGTTGGGGGTCTGCGCCTTCAGGTGCAGCGTTTCGAGGATGCGCCGGCGCTGCACGGGGCGCATGGCGGAGAGGAAGAGCTTGCCGGAGGCCGTGCAGTGCATGGGCACGCGCGAGCCCACCTCCAGATGCAGGCGCAGCGGCCAGGCGGCTTCCACGCGGTCGAGATAGATGGCTTCCGAGCCGACGCGGGTGACGAAATTGCACGTCTCGCCCGCCACCTCCACCAGCGCCTCGAGGATGCCGCGCCGCTCGGCGCTCACCGAATTGCGCAGCATGTCGAAGCCCATGCGCAGGAAGCGCGGCCCCGTCGCGAAGCGCCGGCCGTCCGGCTCGCGCAGCAGGTAGGATTCCGCCTCCAGCTTCTGGCACAGGCGATGAACGGTGGGCTTGGGCAGGGACAGCCGCACGCACAGCTCCGGCACGCCGAGGGGCGTCTCCGATCGGGCGATCTCGCCGAGCAGATCCAGCGCCCGCAGCATGGCGGAGGCGTTGTCGCGCTCCTCCGGCTTCTCGGGCTTCTCCTGCGTCTCCAGCTGCTGCTTCGCTGCCTTGGCCATTTGAATCGCCAGCCTTTCGCTAGAGCGCGATCCGATCAAGTTGAACCAACTTGATCGGTGAATCGCCCTCTAACTTCGTAATCGAGAACGCGTTGTCCGATCTGATTGCGCTGCAATCAGATCGGCGCGTGCTCTGGATGCAGCCTT
The nucleotide sequence above comes from Xanthobacter flavus. Encoded proteins:
- a CDS encoding IclR family transcriptional regulator, producing MAKAAKQQLETQEKPEKPEERDNASAMLRALDLLGEIARSETPLGVPELCVRLSLPKPTVHRLCQKLEAESYLLREPDGRRFATGPRFLRMGFDMLRNSVSAERRGILEALVEVAGETCNFVTRVGSEAIYLDRVEAAWPLRLHLEVGSRVPMHCTASGKLFLSAMRPVQRRRILETLHLKAQTPNTLTTVEALDAELERIAKNGYSTDDQEFLEGLVAIAVPVKDRRGTVVAAVACHGPLPRFSLEKAKTLVPNLKEAAERLAATLPDSGADDADG